One region of Candidatus Neomarinimicrobiota bacterium genomic DNA includes:
- a CDS encoding phosphoribosylanthranilate isomerase has protein sequence MIPVKICGITRIKDARAAIKNGASALGFIFYEPSPRYMDPDNAKKIVDALRNEQISKVGVFVNESAENVNRIADDVGLDLVQLHGNETPEYCESIELPVIKSFRVRDDFNAKEVEGYDVDVFLFDAYVKGTPGGTGKTFNWKLLKNLKFDRPVILAGGLNPENITNAVWAVGPDAVDVSSGVEREPGIKDHKKLSELFSALMDTTEKLNPFATAGVK, from the coding sequence ATGATACCGGTCAAGATCTGTGGAATCACCCGAATCAAGGACGCCCGGGCAGCTATAAAGAATGGCGCCTCGGCGCTGGGCTTTATCTTTTACGAGCCAAGTCCGAGATATATGGATCCGGATAATGCTAAGAAAATCGTCGACGCACTTCGAAACGAGCAGATTAGCAAAGTTGGCGTGTTCGTCAACGAATCTGCAGAGAATGTGAACCGTATCGCAGACGATGTCGGACTCGACTTAGTCCAGCTCCACGGGAACGAAACGCCCGAATACTGCGAATCAATTGAGTTGCCGGTGATTAAATCATTTAGAGTGAGAGACGATTTCAACGCGAAAGAAGTTGAAGGTTATGACGTGGATGTGTTTCTGTTCGATGCATACGTGAAAGGAACGCCCGGCGGTACGGGGAAAACCTTTAACTGGAAGCTGCTGAAAAATTTGAAATTCGATCGACCGGTGATCCTGGCTGGCGGACTGAATCCTGAGAATATCACCAACGCGGTCTGGGCAGTTGGGCCGGATGCCGTAGATGTGAGCAGCGGTGTCGAACGGGAACCGGGGATCAAAGACCATAAAAAATTGAGTGAATTGTTTTCCGCATTGATGGATACGACCGAAAAATTAAACCCATTTGCCACGGCAGGAGTGAAGTAA
- the trpB gene encoding tryptophan synthase subunit beta, with the protein MPLKSYNYPDARGHYGEFGGKYVPETLIPALEELESVYNQLKDDDAFQEELNELHRNYTGRPSPLTFAPRISEELSLNIWLKREDLNHTGAHKINNTLGQILLAKKMGKSRIIAETGAGQHGVATATVAAKFGLQCIVYMGEEDIRRQSLNVFRMELLGAEVRPVDSGSKTLKDATNEAIRDWVTNVEDTYYLIGSVVGPHPYPMIVRDFQAIIGEETRSQFAEKNGGLPDALLACVGGGSNAIGMFYPFIEDDVRMYAVEASGLGLNTDKHAASITLGSHGVFHGAYSYLLQNDDGQVQLPHSISAGLDYPGIGPEHSHLKTTERVTYIDATDEESVEAFQWLSEKEGIIPALESAHALAALQQQKLDLPDGSSVIVNLSGRGDKDVNAVADYLGKDLS; encoded by the coding sequence ATGCCACTGAAGAGTTATAATTATCCCGACGCCAGGGGACACTATGGCGAGTTCGGCGGAAAATACGTGCCGGAAACGCTTATCCCGGCGCTGGAAGAGCTGGAATCTGTGTATAACCAACTCAAAGATGATGATGCCTTCCAGGAAGAATTGAATGAACTTCATCGCAATTATACCGGTCGTCCTTCACCGTTAACTTTTGCACCGCGAATCAGCGAAGAATTATCTCTGAATATCTGGCTGAAGCGGGAGGATCTAAATCACACCGGGGCCCACAAGATCAACAACACGCTGGGACAGATACTTTTGGCAAAGAAAATGGGCAAATCCCGTATCATTGCCGAGACCGGTGCCGGACAGCACGGCGTGGCCACCGCGACGGTGGCGGCGAAGTTCGGACTGCAATGTATCGTTTACATGGGGGAAGAGGACATCCGCCGACAGTCGCTGAACGTCTTCCGGATGGAGCTGCTCGGGGCGGAAGTTCGTCCGGTGGACTCCGGCAGCAAAACGTTGAAGGACGCCACCAACGAAGCCATCCGCGATTGGGTAACCAACGTCGAAGATACCTATTACCTTATTGGATCCGTGGTTGGCCCGCATCCGTATCCCATGATCGTCCGGGATTTCCAGGCTATCATTGGAGAAGAGACCCGAAGTCAGTTTGCGGAAAAAAATGGCGGACTGCCGGATGCGCTGCTGGCGTGCGTCGGCGGCGGCAGCAACGCCATCGGCATGTTTTATCCCTTTATCGAAGATGACGTCAGGATGTACGCCGTTGAGGCTTCCGGATTGGGTTTGAATACCGATAAACATGCGGCGTCAATCACCCTTGGCAGTCACGGCGTTTTTCACGGCGCGTATTCATATCTGCTGCAAAATGACGACGGACAGGTGCAGTTGCCGCACTCCATCAGCGCAGGACTAGACTATCCCGGCATCGGCCCGGAGCACAGTCATCTGAAAACCACAGAGCGCGTCACATACATTGATGCCACCGATGAGGAGTCGGTTGAGGCCTTCCAGTGGCTGTCGGAAAAGGAGGGTATTATTCCGGCGCTGGAGTCGGCACATGCGTTGGCAGCGCTCCAGCAGCAAAAACTCGATCTGCCGGACGGTAGTTCGGTGATCGTGAATCTGTCCGGCCGGGGTGACAAGGATGTGAATGCTGTGGCGGACTATCTCGGAAAGGATCTCTCATGA
- the trpA gene encoding tryptophan synthase subunit alpha, whose amino-acid sequence MRRIAELFSQPGKKLVPYITAGFPEKHNMPELVLAAERAGADMVEIGMPFSDPLADGPVIQRAGQRALENGITVKIILEQVRAIRRKSDIPLTLMGYINPLMKYGLEDFLRDASEAGVDGLILPDLPIEEGEAIYEEVKQHGISPIILVAPNTPDERLARIGALAKDLIYAVSILGITGSSVSDNTKLRNYLARIRKHTETPFVVGFGIKTPEDAGAIAPMTNGVVVGTALIESIETSDDPEEAVYEFLSELKAAIRKVEVV is encoded by the coding sequence ATGAGGCGTATCGCAGAACTCTTCTCGCAGCCGGGCAAAAAACTGGTACCGTACATCACCGCCGGATTCCCGGAGAAGCATAACATGCCGGAACTTGTCCTGGCAGCGGAACGCGCCGGCGCGGATATGGTGGAGATCGGCATGCCTTTTTCCGATCCCCTGGCAGACGGGCCCGTTATCCAGAGAGCAGGCCAGCGAGCGCTGGAGAACGGAATAACCGTCAAGATCATCCTGGAGCAGGTTAGAGCAATTCGCAGGAAAAGTGACATCCCGTTAACGCTGATGGGCTACATCAACCCGCTGATGAAATATGGACTGGAAGACTTCCTCCGTGATGCCAGTGAAGCCGGTGTCGACGGATTGATTCTCCCTGATCTGCCGATAGAGGAAGGTGAAGCGATTTACGAAGAGGTGAAGCAACACGGTATCAGTCCAATCATTCTGGTGGCACCGAATACCCCGGATGAAAGATTAGCCAGAATCGGTGCGCTGGCAAAAGACCTGATTTATGCGGTATCGATACTAGGAATCACCGGTTCCTCAGTCTCCGATAACACGAAATTACGTAACTACCTCGCCCGAATTCGAAAGCACACGGAGACTCCGTTCGTCGTCGGCTTCGGAATCAAAACGCCGGAAGATGCCGGCGCCATCGCGCCAATGACCAACGGCGTCGTTGTGGGGACGGCACTGATTGAGTCGATTGAAACATCCGACGATCCGGAGGAGGCGGTCTACGAATTTCTGTCGGAACTGAAGGCGGCGATTAGGAAAGTGGAGGTAGTATGA
- the aroF gene encoding 3-deoxy-7-phosphoheptulonate synthase, whose amino-acid sequence MLVVMDENSASEQRAAVEEELEKLGYKSNSIRFNGHYFHKLKNSEQSEEIRQITKLPGVIGAIKEQESSRLAYREAHPEDTVVTVGEARFGDGNLAVIAGPCAVESKEQTLRIAEQVKEAGAQVLRGGAYKPRTSPYSFQGLGERGLEILAEVREETGLPVVTEALDPMSASTVAEYSDMIQIGARNMQNFSLLEAVGGLGKPVLLKRGLSANLTELLAAAEYLMANGCSDVVVCERGIRTFSDHSRNTIDLGLIPVFKQVSHLPIIVDPSHASGIKESVLPLSYAALGVGADGIMVDVHHAPGDAMVDGDQAILPDEFVTMMNQLRATAGSLGKTAGAA is encoded by the coding sequence ATGCTCGTAGTCATGGATGAAAACTCGGCGTCTGAACAGCGCGCAGCTGTTGAAGAGGAGTTAGAAAAACTCGGATATAAATCAAATTCCATTCGATTTAATGGGCATTATTTTCATAAATTAAAAAATTCAGAACAATCTGAAGAAATACGACAAATTACGAAATTACCGGGAGTCATCGGAGCCATCAAAGAGCAAGAATCCAGTCGTCTTGCATATCGGGAGGCGCATCCGGAAGATACGGTTGTCACGGTTGGGGAAGCCCGTTTTGGTGATGGTAATCTTGCCGTGATTGCCGGGCCATGTGCCGTTGAGTCGAAAGAACAGACACTCCGTATTGCTGAACAGGTCAAAGAGGCCGGCGCTCAGGTACTTCGAGGCGGCGCGTATAAGCCGCGGACCTCACCGTATTCATTCCAGGGACTGGGCGAACGTGGTCTTGAAATTTTGGCAGAGGTTCGGGAAGAAACGGGTCTGCCGGTAGTCACGGAAGCACTTGATCCTATGTCAGCATCCACCGTTGCAGAGTACTCGGATATGATTCAGATCGGCGCCAGAAATATGCAGAATTTTTCATTGCTAGAGGCAGTCGGCGGATTAGGCAAGCCGGTGTTGCTCAAGCGGGGACTCTCTGCAAACCTTACGGAACTCCTGGCCGCCGCCGAATATCTTATGGCGAATGGTTGTTCCGATGTCGTGGTCTGTGAGAGGGGAATTCGTACCTTTTCCGACCATTCCCGGAATACTATAGATTTGGGGCTCATCCCTGTGTTCAAGCAGGTGAGCCATTTGCCTATAATCGTCGACCCGAGCCATGCCAGCGGAATCAAGGAAAGTGTGCTGCCGTTATCTTACGCTGCGCTCGGCGTCGGAGCCGACGGGATTATGGTTGACGTCCACCACGCACCCGGTGATGCCATGGTCGACGGCGATCAGGCGATTCTGCCCGATGAATTCGTGACGATGATGAATCAACTCCGTGCGACAGCAGGATCTCTGGGAAAAACGGCAGGAGCGGCCTAG
- the trpC gene encoding indole-3-glycerol phosphate synthase TrpC encodes MSILQEIISHKWGEVERHSAKVPVDTLKDRNSPIRDFANALVGDEISIIAEIKRKSPSQGSINPSMDIVEIAESYEKAGAKALSVLTDEKYFGGSLDFLREIREAVDIPVLRKDFIISEYQVWESYNAGADAILLILDGLELETAENLYALASELGIHVLVETHSAESLECIHALNPEIIGINARNLDTMEIEFQRMLNLYEDLPGNAIAVAESGITEPEHLHRVAKTGYDAALIGTAFMKTDDPGKTLRTYLEQSRQETAP; translated from the coding sequence ATGAGTATCCTGCAGGAAATTATCAGTCACAAGTGGGGAGAGGTAGAGCGGCACTCTGCCAAAGTGCCGGTTGACACGCTGAAAGATCGGAATTCTCCTATACGGGATTTTGCCAATGCACTGGTTGGGGATGAAATAAGCATCATTGCAGAGATTAAGCGCAAATCGCCCTCCCAGGGATCGATTAATCCGTCGATGGATATAGTGGAAATTGCCGAAAGTTACGAGAAAGCCGGAGCAAAGGCTCTCTCAGTGTTAACAGACGAAAAGTATTTTGGCGGCTCGCTGGACTTCCTCCGTGAAATCCGGGAGGCGGTCGATATCCCGGTGCTCCGGAAGGACTTTATCATCTCTGAATACCAGGTGTGGGAGTCGTATAACGCCGGCGCCGACGCCATCCTGCTTATTTTGGACGGACTGGAGTTGGAAACCGCAGAAAATCTCTATGCACTGGCATCCGAACTCGGAATCCACGTGCTGGTGGAGACCCACAGCGCGGAGAGCCTTGAATGCATTCATGCGCTCAATCCGGAGATTATTGGCATCAACGCCAGGAATCTGGACACTATGGAAATAGAATTTCAGCGGATGCTGAATTTATACGAAGATCTGCCGGGAAATGCCATCGCCGTCGCGGAATCCGGGATTACTGAACCGGAACATCTGCACCGGGTGGCTAAAACAGGTTACGATGCCGCACTTATCGGTACTGCGTTTATGAAGACGGATGATCCGGGAAAGACGCTCCGAACCTACCTGGAACAGTCCCGCCAGGAGACCGCACCATGA